A single Cupriavidus sp. D39 DNA region contains:
- a CDS encoding xanthine dehydrogenase family protein molybdopterin-binding subunit, whose amino-acid sequence MKRRTFLVGGIGGIGAVGALLIGWSVLPPRQRLATSQPLPAVGTQVGLNGWVKVAADNTVTIMMCRSEMGQGVHTGLAMVLADELDANWAHVKVEHAPVDKIYNNLEVVVDDLPFRADDEGVAKHLAAWLTRKLMREIGEMVTGGSSSLNDLWDPMREAGASARAMLIGAAAARWNVPAGECRAQDGKVLHPSGKTATFGELAAQAGKLPLPAKVVLKQPSEFKLIGKDIHRIEAASKIDGTARFGIDVLPEGLLYASVTMCPTLGGTVASFDGAAATALPGIVKVLAVDAYNGGTGGVAVIADNAHRAMKALDAVKIVWNPGPAASLSSPEVSRRLAQALDASDGHAYYRHGDVEAALKSAAKPVNAEYSAPYLAHGAVEPINCTVQVRDGAARVWVSTQLPGLARRAVSKVLGIDADKVDVQPQLIGGAFGRRLEVDFISQAAAIAREGGGRPVQTIWSRIQDTTHDFYRPACLSRFKAGLDGAGNLVAWHNTSASQAIVPAMLARLLGLPGLGIDKTTTEGAFDRPYEWPNARVGHVIVDLPVPVGFWRSVGHSHQAFFTESFIDELAAAAGKDPVAFRAGLLAKHPRHLAVLHKAADKAGWGKPPGKTADGAALARGVALHEAYGSFVAQVAEVSVAPDKAVRVHRVVCAIDCGMPVNPNLIRQQMESAIIFGLSAALFEEVTIVDGQVHQKTFGDFPVIFMNNCPAIETYIMPSQAHPQGVGETGTPPIAPAVANALFALTGQRLRALPLKLA is encoded by the coding sequence ATGAAGCGCAGAACGTTCCTGGTCGGTGGCATCGGCGGCATCGGGGCGGTCGGCGCATTGCTGATCGGCTGGTCGGTGCTGCCGCCACGACAGCGCCTGGCCACATCGCAGCCCTTGCCCGCGGTCGGCACGCAGGTGGGGCTCAATGGCTGGGTCAAGGTGGCGGCGGACAACACCGTCACCATCATGATGTGCCGCTCCGAGATGGGGCAGGGCGTGCACACCGGCCTGGCCATGGTGCTGGCCGACGAGCTGGATGCCAACTGGGCCCACGTGAAGGTCGAGCATGCGCCCGTGGACAAGATCTACAACAACCTGGAGGTCGTCGTCGACGATCTCCCGTTCCGCGCGGACGACGAAGGCGTGGCCAAACACCTGGCAGCCTGGCTGACCCGCAAGCTCATGCGCGAGATCGGCGAGATGGTGACAGGCGGCTCGTCGAGCCTCAACGACCTGTGGGACCCGATGCGCGAGGCCGGCGCATCCGCCCGCGCGATGCTGATCGGCGCCGCTGCCGCGCGCTGGAACGTGCCGGCGGGCGAGTGCCGCGCGCAGGACGGCAAGGTGCTGCACCCCTCGGGAAAAACAGCCACCTTCGGCGAACTGGCGGCGCAGGCCGGCAAGCTCCCGCTGCCGGCCAAGGTGGTGCTCAAGCAGCCATCCGAATTCAAGCTGATCGGCAAGGACATACACCGCATCGAGGCCGCGTCCAAGATCGACGGCACGGCGCGCTTTGGCATCGACGTGCTGCCCGAGGGCCTGCTGTACGCCAGCGTGACGATGTGCCCGACGCTGGGCGGTACGGTGGCGAGCTTCGATGGCGCGGCTGCCACCGCGTTGCCGGGCATCGTCAAGGTGCTCGCGGTCGATGCCTACAACGGAGGCACCGGCGGGGTGGCGGTCATCGCGGACAATGCGCACCGGGCCATGAAGGCGCTGGATGCGGTCAAGATCGTATGGAACCCCGGCCCGGCCGCCTCACTGTCCAGCCCGGAGGTGAGCCGCCGTCTCGCGCAGGCGCTGGACGCCTCCGACGGCCACGCCTACTACCGGCACGGCGATGTCGAGGCGGCATTGAAGTCCGCCGCGAAGCCCGTCAACGCCGAGTACAGCGCGCCCTACCTCGCGCATGGGGCGGTGGAACCCATCAACTGCACGGTGCAGGTGCGCGACGGCGCGGCCAGGGTCTGGGTCTCGACGCAGTTGCCGGGCCTGGCGCGCCGGGCGGTCTCGAAGGTGCTCGGGATCGATGCCGACAAGGTCGACGTGCAGCCGCAACTGATCGGTGGCGCGTTCGGACGGCGGCTGGAGGTGGATTTCATCTCCCAGGCGGCGGCGATCGCGCGCGAGGGCGGTGGGCGGCCGGTGCAGACGATCTGGTCGCGCATCCAGGACACCACGCACGACTTCTATCGGCCGGCCTGCCTTTCGCGCTTCAAGGCCGGGCTCGATGGCGCGGGCAACCTGGTGGCATGGCACAACACGTCGGCCAGCCAGGCCATCGTGCCCGCCATGCTGGCACGCTTGCTTGGCCTGCCTGGCCTGGGCATCGACAAGACCACCACGGAAGGCGCGTTCGACCGGCCCTACGAATGGCCGAACGCGCGCGTCGGGCACGTGATTGTCGACCTGCCGGTGCCGGTGGGCTTCTGGCGCTCGGTTGGCCACTCGCACCAGGCATTTTTCACCGAGAGCTTTATCGACGAACTGGCGGCAGCCGCTGGCAAGGATCCCGTCGCCTTCCGTGCCGGCCTGTTGGCCAAGCATCCGCGCCATCTGGCCGTGTTGCACAAGGCTGCGGACAAGGCCGGCTGGGGAAAGCCGCCAGGGAAGACGGCAGACGGCGCCGCGCTCGCACGCGGGGTGGCGCTGCACGAGGCATACGGCAGCTTCGTCGCGCAGGTGGCGGAGGTATCCGTGGCGCCGGACAAGGCCGTGCGTGTGCACCGGGTGGTCTGCGCGATCGATTGCGGGATGCCGGTGAACCCGAACCTGATCCGCCAGCAGATGGAGAGCGCGATCATCTTTGGATTGTCGGCCGCGCTGTTCGAGGAGGTCACGATCGTCGACGGCCAGGTGCACCAGAAAACGTTTGGCGATTTCCCCGTCATCTTCATGAACAACTGCCCGGCGATCGAAACCTACATCATGCCAAGCCAGGCGCATCCCCAGGGTGTGGGAGAAACTGGCACGCCGCCGATTGCGCCGGCGGTGGCCAATGCCCTGTTTGCGCTGACGGGACAACGCCTGCGCGCGTTGCCCTTGAAACTGGCCTGA
- a CDS encoding (2Fe-2S)-binding protein: MLPLNINGKTVSVQSDPDTPLLWVLRCELGLTGTKYGCGIGVCRACTVQLNGEPQVACMNPISGLATTRIVTIEGLRGPQAQALKAAWIDLDVVQCGYCQSAQLMTASALLKRISKPSDADIDKAMEHIVCRCGTYPRIRAAIHQAAGQPRT; the protein is encoded by the coding sequence ATGCTGCCCCTGAACATCAATGGCAAGACGGTGTCCGTGCAGTCCGATCCGGACACCCCGCTGCTGTGGGTACTCCGGTGCGAACTGGGGTTGACCGGCACCAAGTATGGCTGCGGCATCGGCGTTTGCCGGGCCTGCACGGTGCAGTTGAACGGCGAGCCGCAGGTCGCCTGCATGAACCCGATCTCCGGGCTGGCAACTACCAGGATCGTGACCATCGAAGGCTTGCGGGGCCCGCAGGCGCAGGCTTTGAAGGCTGCCTGGATCGATCTGGACGTGGTGCAGTGCGGCTACTGCCAGAGCGCGCAGCTCATGACGGCCAGCGCGCTCCTGAAACGCATCTCAAAGCCCAGCGATGCCGACATCGACAAGGCGATGGAGCACATCGTCTGCCGCTGCGGCACCTACCCGCGGATCCGCGCTGCGATCCACCAAGCCGCCGGACAGCCACGCACCTGA
- a CDS encoding molybdopterin-dependent oxidoreductase, whose product MPASEPLRAADFKPQLAQLQRRLFLRSSLSLGALSMLAGCTLQDGDAVDKVLWSMSRWNDRVQAWLFNRNRLAPTYARSQITQPFPFNAFYPEYDVPEVDGTDYRLEVSGLVADKRAWSLAQLRALPQAGQITRHICIEGWSAVGEWRGVPLRTFLERIGADTTARYIGFKCADRYYSSLDMETALHPQTMLALDFGSEPLPAKYGYPLKLRVPTKLGFKNPKHIAALFVTNENPGGYWEDQGYNWFSGL is encoded by the coding sequence ATGCCGGCCTCGGAACCCCTGCGCGCGGCCGATTTCAAGCCCCAGCTCGCGCAGCTCCAGCGGCGCTTGTTCCTGCGCTCTTCGCTATCGCTAGGCGCCCTGTCCATGCTGGCGGGCTGCACCTTGCAGGATGGCGATGCCGTGGACAAGGTGCTGTGGTCCATGTCGCGCTGGAACGATCGCGTGCAGGCCTGGCTGTTCAACCGTAACCGGCTCGCCCCCACCTATGCGCGCAGCCAGATCACGCAGCCCTTCCCGTTCAACGCCTTCTATCCCGAGTACGACGTACCCGAGGTCGACGGCACCGACTACCGCCTCGAAGTTTCCGGGCTGGTTGCCGACAAGCGCGCATGGAGCCTGGCGCAACTGCGCGCGCTGCCGCAGGCAGGGCAGATCACGCGGCATATCTGCATCGAAGGCTGGAGCGCGGTCGGCGAATGGCGCGGCGTGCCACTGCGCACCTTCCTGGAGCGCATCGGCGCGGACACCACCGCCCGCTATATCGGCTTCAAATGCGCGGACCGCTATTACTCCAGCCTCGACATGGAAACCGCGCTGCACCCGCAGACCATGCTGGCGCTGGATTTTGGCAGCGAGCCGCTGCCCGCCAAGTATGGCTACCCGCTCAAGCTGCGGGTACCGACCAAGCTTGGCTTCAAGAACCCCAAGCATATCGCCGCGCTCTTCGTGACCAACGAGAATCCGGGTGGTTATTGGGAAGACCAGGGCTACAACTGGTTCAGCGGGCTGTAG
- a CDS encoding cytochrome b/b6 domain-containing protein, with product MRKLPSSKPARRAIVHPLVVRATHWVNAFAMTCMVMSGWAIYNASPLFAFKFPAWATVGGWLGGSIAWHLAAMWLLFANGLVYLVYGLATRHFRRHFLPLGARGVLRDALLAIRLRLPHRPGAYNAVQRLMYVSVLLLSVLVVASGLAIWKPVQLDWLAALFGGFDTARHVHFFAMAGIVGFVVVHLALVILVPATLLPMLTGRAGRAGHGDVKA from the coding sequence ATGCGCAAGCTACCCTCCTCCAAACCCGCGCGGCGCGCCATCGTCCACCCGCTGGTGGTACGCGCCACGCACTGGGTCAACGCCTTCGCCATGACCTGCATGGTGATGAGCGGCTGGGCGATCTACAACGCCTCGCCGCTGTTTGCCTTCAAGTTTCCGGCATGGGCGACCGTGGGCGGCTGGCTGGGTGGCTCGATCGCATGGCATTTGGCGGCCATGTGGCTGCTGTTTGCAAATGGCCTCGTCTACCTGGTTTATGGCCTCGCTACGCGGCATTTCCGGCGCCACTTCCTGCCGCTTGGCGCGCGCGGCGTCTTGCGTGATGCATTACTGGCCATCCGCCTGCGCCTGCCGCATCGGCCCGGTGCCTACAACGCGGTGCAGCGGCTGATGTATGTGAGCGTGCTACTGCTGAGCGTGCTGGTGGTGGCGTCCGGGCTGGCCATCTGGAAGCCCGTCCAGCTGGACTGGCTGGCGGCGCTGTTTGGCGGGTTCGACACGGCGCGCCATGTGCATTTCTTCGCCATGGCGGGGATCGTCGGCTTTGTGGTGGTTCACCTGGCGCTGGTCATCCTGGTGCCGGCCACCTTGTTGCCAATGCTGACCGGACGCGCCGGGCGCGCTGGCCATGGAGACGTAAAAGCATGA
- a CDS encoding heavy metal sensor histidine kinase has translation MKAWSSRSLTARTTLSFAAIACVVIGALGMYFYQSAKTSMEARADLQLIGRVAHFRRLASDVYTVGELKDRPLLFESMLGAERDVLIFRKPGEPPFIHVNPDNLPVPAKLGAWAPGDGAGPTAASILRTRLDNGVPVHWAAAMARSNEDGSVVEVIAAHPMSNEVQMLAAYRDRVVLAALVGMLAATALAFFAIRRGLKPVGSIAARAAEISPASLAVRLDERDAPAELRSLVGAFNAMLDRLADGYERLSQFSADLAHEIRTPVGALIGQTQVTLSQSRHPEEYQEVLESNLEELNRLGHIAENILFLAQADHAGLVIERAQVSLPDELNKIAEYFEGPADEKAMTFEVEALGTLWANPLLCRRAINNLVVNAVRYGAPGSVVRLSGTEQLDGIVISVENQGEAIPQGQLDRLFDRFYRGDAARSRVTESNGLGLAIVKAIMALHGGGVEASCPTPGLVRFALRFPRQQGLAS, from the coding sequence GTGAAAGCCTGGTCCTCGCGCTCGCTGACCGCGCGCACCACATTGTCGTTCGCGGCGATTGCCTGCGTGGTGATCGGTGCGCTGGGCATGTATTTCTACCAGTCCGCCAAGACCTCGATGGAAGCCCGTGCCGATCTGCAGCTGATCGGCCGCGTGGCGCATTTCCGCCGGCTGGCCAGCGATGTGTACACGGTCGGAGAGCTCAAGGACCGGCCCTTGCTGTTCGAATCCATGCTTGGCGCCGAGCGCGACGTGCTGATCTTCCGCAAGCCGGGAGAACCGCCGTTTATCCACGTCAACCCGGACAACCTGCCGGTGCCGGCAAAGCTCGGCGCCTGGGCGCCGGGCGATGGCGCCGGCCCGACCGCGGCCAGCATCCTGCGCACCCGGCTGGACAACGGCGTGCCGGTGCACTGGGCGGCCGCGATGGCGCGCTCCAATGAGGACGGCAGCGTGGTCGAGGTGATCGCCGCGCATCCGATGAGTAACGAAGTGCAGATGCTCGCCGCCTACCGCGACCGCGTGGTGCTGGCCGCGCTGGTCGGCATGCTGGCGGCGACCGCGCTCGCGTTCTTCGCCATCCGGCGCGGACTCAAGCCGGTTGGCAGCATCGCCGCGCGCGCCGCCGAGATCAGCCCCGCCAGCCTCGCGGTGCGCCTTGACGAGCGGGATGCTCCGGCCGAGCTGCGAAGCCTCGTCGGCGCATTCAACGCCATGCTGGACCGCCTGGCCGATGGCTACGAGCGGCTATCCCAGTTCTCCGCCGACCTCGCCCACGAAATCCGCACGCCCGTGGGCGCGCTGATCGGCCAGACCCAGGTGACGTTGAGCCAGTCGCGCCATCCCGAGGAGTACCAGGAAGTCCTCGAGTCCAACCTGGAGGAACTGAACCGGCTCGGCCATATCGCCGAGAACATCCTGTTCCTGGCGCAGGCCGACCACGCCGGCCTGGTCATCGAGCGCGCCCAGGTGTCGCTGCCCGATGAGCTCAACAAGATCGCCGAGTATTTCGAAGGGCCGGCGGACGAGAAGGCGATGACATTCGAGGTGGAGGCGCTCGGCACGCTCTGGGCCAATCCGCTGCTGTGCCGCCGCGCCATCAACAACCTCGTGGTCAATGCCGTGCGCTATGGCGCGCCGGGCAGCGTGGTGCGGCTCAGCGGCACCGAGCAGCTTGATGGGATCGTCATCTCGGTGGAGAACCAGGGCGAGGCCATTCCACAGGGCCAGCTGGACCGGCTGTTCGACCGCTTTTATCGCGGCGACGCAGCGCGCAGCCGGGTCACCGAATCCAATGGCCTCGGGCTGGCCATCGTGAAGGCCATCATGGCGCTGCATGGCGGCGGCGTGGAGGCCAGCTGCCCAACGCCCGGGCTGGTGCGGTTTGCGCTGCGGTTCCCGCGGCAGCAAGGGCTGGCTTCCTGA
- a CDS encoding globin domain-containing protein, with protein sequence MLSEQSKPLIDASVPVLREHGLAITQAFYRNMFADRPELTNLFNMGNQANGSQQQSLASAVFAYAANYGDNSALAPVVSRIVHKHASVGIKPSHYAIVARHLLGAIGEVLGNAATPALVAAWDEAYWLLAAELIAAESRLYERAQTGPDHRQPVRIVEREAQSADITAFTLEAIGGTTLADFLPGQYISVVVELTPGAFQQRQYSLSDAPNGSTWRISVKRDRGNGEDLPAGAVSNWLHENAREGDVLMVSQPFGDFAPRIEPSTPIVLLSAGVGVTPMICALNAVAQRNPSRKVVFGHAARMVSHVAHLKDIKHAARKLPRLRTHFFLESAEPAEFLAQPALPGRMDIDVILADDDLADADFYLCGPLPFMQAQRAALHARGVKAERVHREVFGPDLLDGLV encoded by the coding sequence GTGCTGTCTGAACAATCGAAACCCCTGATCGACGCGAGCGTCCCCGTGCTGCGCGAACATGGCCTGGCCATTACCCAGGCCTTCTATCGCAACATGTTTGCCGATCGGCCCGAGCTGACCAATCTGTTCAACATGGGCAACCAGGCCAACGGCTCGCAGCAGCAGTCGCTCGCCTCCGCCGTATTCGCCTACGCCGCCAACTATGGCGACAACAGCGCCCTGGCCCCGGTCGTCAGCCGCATCGTGCACAAGCACGCCTCGGTCGGCATCAAGCCCAGCCACTACGCCATCGTCGCCCGCCACCTGCTCGGTGCCATCGGCGAAGTGCTTGGCAACGCCGCCACCCCGGCGCTGGTCGCCGCATGGGACGAAGCCTACTGGCTGCTCGCCGCCGAACTGATCGCCGCGGAATCCCGCCTCTACGAGCGCGCGCAGACCGGCCCCGATCACCGCCAGCCCGTGCGCATCGTTGAGCGCGAAGCGCAAAGCGCCGACATCACCGCCTTCACGCTCGAAGCCATCGGCGGCACCACGCTGGCCGACTTCCTGCCCGGCCAGTACATCTCGGTCGTGGTGGAACTCACGCCCGGCGCCTTCCAGCAACGCCAGTACAGTTTGTCCGACGCACCCAACGGCAGCACCTGGCGCATCTCGGTCAAGCGCGACCGCGGCAATGGGGAGGACCTGCCCGCCGGCGCGGTCTCGAACTGGCTGCACGAAAACGCCCGCGAAGGCGACGTGCTGATGGTCAGCCAGCCCTTCGGCGACTTCGCCCCGCGCATCGAGCCCAGCACGCCCATCGTGCTGCTCTCGGCGGGCGTCGGCGTCACGCCCATGATCTGCGCGCTGAACGCCGTCGCGCAGCGCAACCCTTCACGCAAGGTCGTGTTCGGCCACGCCGCGCGCATGGTCTCGCACGTGGCGCACCTGAAGGACATCAAGCATGCCGCCCGCAAGCTGCCCAGGCTGCGCACGCACTTCTTCCTGGAGTCCGCAGAGCCGGCGGAATTCCTGGCGCAACCCGCCCTGCCCGGCCGCATGGATATCGACGTGATCCTGGCCGACGACGATCTTGCCGATGCGGACTTCTACCTGTGCGGGCCGCTGCCGTTCATGCAGGCACAGCGGGCGGCGCTGCACGCGCGTGGGGTAAAGGCGGAACGGGTGCACCGGGAGGTGTTTGGGCCGGATTTGCTGGATGGGTTGGTGTAA
- a CDS encoding RrF2 family transcriptional regulator: MRLTDYTDYSLRTLIYVAVHPGELVTIQRIADAFGIPKNHLIKIVQKLGQAGFLHTVRGRAGGIELGRPASEINVGEVIRAMESDFNLVECFQGDDNHCIITRVCGLRGVLSAALRAYFEVLDAYSLQDLVERPAALTRALGDGGAATMIGIPVRSVTRKARASQAASEDAGEH; the protein is encoded by the coding sequence ATGAGACTGACCGACTACACCGACTACAGTCTGCGGACCCTGATCTATGTCGCGGTCCATCCGGGCGAGCTAGTCACCATCCAGCGCATCGCGGATGCGTTCGGCATTCCCAAGAACCACCTGATCAAGATCGTGCAAAAGCTTGGCCAGGCGGGTTTCCTGCATACGGTGCGCGGGCGCGCCGGCGGCATCGAGCTGGGCCGGCCGGCGTCGGAGATCAATGTGGGCGAGGTGATCCGGGCCATGGAGTCGGATTTCAACCTGGTGGAGTGCTTCCAGGGCGACGACAACCACTGCATCATCACCCGTGTGTGCGGCTTGCGCGGCGTGCTGTCCGCGGCATTGCGGGCCTATTTCGAGGTGCTGGACGCATATAGCCTGCAGGATCTGGTGGAGAGGCCCGCCGCGCTCACCCGGGCGCTTGGCGACGGCGGCGCGGCCACCATGATCGGCATCCCGGTCAGGAGCGTGACGCGCAAGGCCAGGGCTTCGCAGGCGGCATCCGAGGACGCCGGCGAGCACTAA
- a CDS encoding carboxymuconolactone decarboxylase family protein encodes MEQRLDFYKASPAAIKALIGVEERIGKSGLEQPLVELVRLRASQINGCAYCIDLHTTDARKGGEDDRRLATLSVWRETPFFSERERAALAWTEAVTLVAQDHVPDAAWEAVRPHFGDAELVDLTLLISAINSWNRFAISFRKTPA; translated from the coding sequence ATGGAACAACGCCTCGACTTCTACAAAGCCAGCCCCGCCGCCATCAAGGCCCTGATCGGCGTGGAAGAACGCATCGGCAAGAGCGGCCTGGAACAGCCGCTGGTGGAGCTGGTGCGCCTGCGCGCCTCGCAGATCAACGGCTGCGCCTATTGCATCGACCTGCACACCACCGACGCGCGCAAGGGCGGCGAAGACGACCGCCGCCTGGCCACCCTGTCGGTCTGGCGCGAAACGCCCTTTTTCTCCGAACGCGAACGTGCCGCGCTGGCCTGGACGGAAGCCGTCACGCTGGTCGCCCAGGACCATGTGCCCGATGCCGCATGGGAAGCGGTCCGCCCCCACTTCGGCGACGCCGAACTGGTCGACCTGACCCTGCTGATCTCCGCGATCAATAGCTGGAACCGCTTCGCCATCTCGTTTCGCAAGACGCCGGCCTGA